In a genomic window of Methanogenium sp. S4BF:
- a CDS encoding META domain-containing protein: MATKTDRNTGIPILMGTVLVLGICLFSAGCLSASPDTGGDALNGTDTKPDRAPLLNGTEWQLKSYDNGTAGLVSVTEGSPVTLIFDEDGGIAGSAGINNYFASYETDGETLSFGLIGSTLMAGSGPLMIQESTFLNLLGETASFSMGGDELKLSDADGTVLLVFEKAQPPAPEPLTGTTWMLTSYTTGNDSVSSVIAGTEISLIVDEDGGVSGSAGCNSYFASYETDGTALSFGPVGATKMFCDEPEGTMVQETTYLNLLEAAAGYGIEGDILTVQDASEKTILTFTAAE; the protein is encoded by the coding sequence ATGGCAACAAAGACCGACCGTAATACAGGCATACCAATCCTGATGGGAACGGTGCTTGTGCTGGGAATCTGTCTGTTTAGTGCAGGGTGCCTCTCCGCATCCCCTGATACGGGTGGTGACGCCCTGAACGGAACCGATACCAAACCAGACCGTGCACCGCTTCTGAACGGAACCGAATGGCAGCTGAAATCGTATGACAACGGAACCGCAGGGCTGGTCTCTGTCACCGAGGGTTCACCGGTCACGCTGATATTCGATGAAGATGGCGGTATCGCAGGCTCTGCAGGTATTAACAACTACTTCGCATCCTACGAAACCGATGGAGAAACCCTCTCGTTCGGACTCATCGGGAGCACCCTGATGGCAGGGTCAGGCCCCCTGATGATACAGGAGAGCACGTTCCTGAACCTGCTCGGTGAAACTGCATCATTCAGTATGGGTGGAGATGAACTGAAACTCTCAGATGCAGACGGAACCGTCCTGCTCGTCTTTGAGAAGGCACAGCCCCCTGCCCCTGAACCCCTGACCGGAACCACATGGATGCTGACCTCATACACTACCGGCAATGACTCGGTTTCTTCGGTCATCGCCGGAACGGAGATCAGCCTGATTGTTGATGAAGACGGGGGAGTATCCGGGTCTGCCGGGTGCAACAGCTACTTTGCATCCTATGAAACCGATGGCACTGCACTCTCGTTCGGACCGGTTGGTGCAACAAAGATGTTCTGCGATGAGCCGGAGGGAACGATGGTGCAGGAGACGACCTACCTGAACCTTCTGGAAGCAGCGGCAGGCTATGGGATTGAGGGGGATATCCTGACCGTGCAGGACGCATCAGAGAAGACCATCCTGACGTTCACCGCAGCAGAGTAG
- a CDS encoding HEAT repeat domain-containing protein, with the protein MAEEVEEENRHTLTQLMDRLQKEDIHGSLGAIDALGRIGVPAVAPLVELLTTGNQNVRWRSAMALARVGTFSVEPLIEVASTRDVSVRNPAIWALAEIGSPKAVEPLVRIMQNEESECCRILTAAALLKINDPAGVEAVNREYERSGEEFRGRVDEAFSGS; encoded by the coding sequence ATGGCTGAAGAGGTAGAGGAAGAAAACAGGCATACTCTCACGCAGCTGATGGATCGGTTGCAGAAAGAGGATATACACGGGAGTCTTGGGGCAATAGACGCCCTCGGAAGGATTGGGGTGCCTGCCGTTGCACCCCTGGTTGAATTGCTCACAACCGGGAACCAGAATGTACGCTGGAGGTCGGCAATGGCACTGGCACGGGTAGGGACATTCTCAGTTGAACCACTTATTGAGGTTGCATCCACCCGTGATGTCTCCGTCAGAAACCCGGCAATCTGGGCACTTGCCGAGATCGGGAGCCCCAAGGCGGTTGAACCATTAGTCAGGATCATGCAGAATGAGGAGTCGGAATGCTGCCGCATCCTGACCGCAGCGGCGCTTCTGAAGATCAATGATCCTGCCGGTGTTGAAGCGGTGAACCGGGAGTATGAACGTTCCGGAGAGGAATTCCGCGGAAGGGTGGATGAAGCCTTCAGCGGGTCCTGA
- a CDS encoding PAS domain S-box protein yields the protein MEQESDSAARILKTLRFRPRGMTISEIAKQTHITRNSVSKHLEVLRMGGQVDMRSVGNAKVYSVAQRVPMSAFLCFTKNLIVVLDSNGTVVQINDHLLRLAGVKKDEIIGENIRDVPIPMLSTAEMIAFIEGVEREQFITDVCHTHNNEDFFYQMQVIPTVFEDGERGRTIVLEDITEKKRYVENMEFLAKTAMEFVDLPDRTDIYQRIAELLLEFIPEGRVFVQSYDEIRRHFAVRAVMGQDFRDALTSHIGRDPVGMVFPLDEVFLSPLLANPDEIKRGIREIRLAAKAGEDRLSFYDFTFRQIPETVCEEILHRQNIGKVYLAFFAWNEQLLGDVGVFMSKENSLTDTRVLESFIRQASIVISRRMTEERLRRSNHRFREVVEISPFAAAIIDPEGCYTYINHSFTDLFGYTLADIPTGRDWFEKAFPDEELRARAIATWKSDLNTAGKNQARPRTFPVRCKNGETRAILFRPVTLCDNTQFIIYEDVTELRQAHRVLLSGISELMDVKEELKVRGQVLDALPCAVGIADVNGNLKYVNPAFLSLWGYDSVEEVAGKHASEFLKGSAVAKNGIPVLDKRQQWSGPLSGIRKDQSTFTGQVTVTAITDTNGQVIGLVGSFKGSDSLQ from the coding sequence ATGGAGCAGGAGTCTGACTCCGCTGCCCGCATCCTGAAGACACTCCGGTTCCGGCCGAGAGGTATGACGATCTCAGAGATAGCCAAACAGACCCATATAACCCGAAATTCTGTCTCAAAACATCTCGAAGTGCTGCGGATGGGTGGGCAGGTCGATATGCGTAGTGTTGGAAACGCGAAGGTCTACTCGGTTGCACAGCGTGTCCCTATGTCTGCATTTCTCTGCTTCACCAAAAACCTGATCGTGGTTCTGGACAGTAATGGCACGGTAGTGCAGATCAATGACCATCTGCTCCGGCTCGCCGGGGTTAAGAAAGACGAAATTATCGGGGAGAATATCCGGGATGTTCCGATACCCATGCTTTCAACGGCGGAGATGATTGCGTTCATTGAGGGTGTGGAGCGGGAACAGTTCATCACCGACGTCTGTCATACGCACAATAATGAGGATTTCTTCTACCAGATGCAGGTGATTCCCACGGTGTTCGAGGACGGCGAAAGGGGCCGCACCATTGTTCTGGAGGACATTACCGAAAAAAAACGGTATGTGGAAAACATGGAGTTTCTCGCCAAAACGGCGATGGAGTTTGTGGACCTTCCGGATAGGACGGATATCTATCAGCGTATTGCCGAACTGCTCCTCGAATTCATCCCGGAGGGGCGGGTATTTGTCCAGTCCTATGATGAAATCAGGCGCCATTTTGCTGTTCGTGCGGTGATGGGGCAGGATTTCCGGGATGCACTCACCTCACATATCGGGCGTGATCCGGTGGGGATGGTCTTTCCCCTCGATGAGGTGTTCTTATCCCCGCTTCTTGCAAATCCTGATGAAATAAAGAGAGGAATCCGTGAGATCCGTCTCGCCGCAAAGGCCGGGGAAGACAGGTTGTCTTTCTATGATTTTACCTTCCGTCAGATTCCGGAGACTGTCTGTGAAGAGATTCTGCACAGGCAGAATATCGGGAAGGTGTACCTGGCGTTTTTCGCATGGAATGAACAGCTCCTAGGAGATGTCGGTGTGTTCATGTCGAAGGAGAATTCTCTCACGGATACCCGTGTCCTTGAATCCTTCATCCGGCAGGCATCGATTGTCATCAGCAGGCGGATGACCGAAGAACGGCTCCGGCGGAGCAACCACAGGTTCAGGGAAGTGGTTGAAATATCTCCGTTCGCGGCTGCGATTATCGACCCTGAGGGGTGCTATACCTACATCAACCATAGCTTCACGGATCTGTTTGGGTATACGTTAGCCGATATACCGACCGGAAGGGACTGGTTCGAAAAGGCCTTTCCGGATGAAGAGTTGCGTGCCCGGGCGATTGCAACCTGGAAGTCGGATTTGAATACGGCCGGGAAAAACCAGGCACGTCCCCGCACCTTTCCGGTGCGGTGCAAAAACGGTGAGACACGAGCCATCCTGTTTCGGCCGGTGACTCTCTGCGACAATACCCAGTTCATCATCTATGAGGATGTTACCGAATTACGGCAGGCGCACCGCGTCCTGCTCTCGGGCATCAGTGAGCTGATGGATGTAAAAGAAGAGCTGAAAGTCAGGGGGCAGGTACTTGACGCATTGCCATGCGCCGTTGGCATCGCGGATGTAAACGGGAATCTGAAATATGTGAATCCTGCGTTTCTGTCCCTGTGGGGCTACGATTCCGTGGAAGAAGTTGCCGGCAAACACGCATCTGAATTTCTGAAAGGGAGTGCGGTTGCGAAGAATGGAATTCCTGTTCTGGATAAGAGACAACAATGGTCCGGTCCACTTTCCGGGATACGGAAAGACCAGTCCACATTCACCGGGCAGGTCACGGTCACTGCCATCACGGATACAAATGGTCAGGTGATTGGGCTGGTCGGGTCCTTTAAGGGAAGCGATTCGCTCCAATAG
- the polX gene encoding DNA polymerase/3'-5' exonuclease PolX, which produces MEDETGCRRAGGTRMAGMMRQQVTNTDIAAMLTEIADILTLRGVAFKPRAYLRAARAIESLDEEITDIYDRGELETIPGVGSAIAAKITTIMEEGTLPYLDQLREEVPPGLRDLMEIEGIGPKKAHLLYTERGITGIEDLEAAVNGKQVRTIRGFGEQSEKKIAESIRVWKERHTRFLLGYILHDAEAIGKKLQSHPAVMEACLAGSIRRRKETIGDVDILVSTDDPDTVSAFFCSLPERRRVLMQGPKRSTIVLAENLHVDLRVIRQGQFGAALQYFTGSKAHNIRLRQRAIDRGWKLNEYGLTTRDGAEVIAREREEDIYDALGLAFIPPELRENSGEIEAAAEERLPRLIGYGEVKGDLHVHTRWSDGAHTIREMAEAARERGCEYIAICDHSEGLPVAHGISADAIFKQGKEIADLNREPDGITVLHGIEANIDRDGSLDVRKKVLRDLDFVIGSIHSSFRQPEAEMTERLLTAIHHDHLDMIGHPTGRLIMKRDPYRFDMDTVFEAAAAAHVLMEINAFPTRLDLSDVNCRRAHASGVMMGIGTDAHHMDHLRYLELGIAVARRGWLEKGDVINTRPLAEFSAWLEK; this is translated from the coding sequence ATGGAGGATGAAACCGGATGCCGGAGAGCCGGTGGAACACGGATGGCAGGAATGATGAGACAGCAGGTGACGAATACAGATATTGCCGCGATGCTCACGGAGATTGCAGATATCCTCACGCTCAGGGGAGTCGCATTCAAACCGCGTGCCTACCTCAGGGCGGCCCGTGCCATCGAATCCCTTGATGAGGAGATCACCGACATCTATGACCGCGGCGAACTTGAAACGATTCCCGGCGTGGGGTCTGCCATCGCAGCGAAGATCACGACCATCATGGAAGAGGGCACCCTCCCCTATCTCGACCAGCTGCGTGAAGAGGTGCCGCCGGGTCTCCGCGATCTGATGGAAATTGAAGGGATTGGCCCGAAAAAGGCTCACCTCCTGTATACCGAACGGGGCATCACCGGCATCGAAGACCTCGAGGCTGCGGTGAACGGAAAACAGGTGCGCACCATCCGGGGGTTCGGGGAGCAGTCGGAAAAAAAGATCGCGGAGAGTATCCGGGTCTGGAAGGAGCGGCACACCCGCTTTCTCCTTGGATACATCCTGCATGATGCAGAGGCAATCGGGAAGAAACTCCAAAGCCATCCGGCAGTCATGGAGGCGTGTCTGGCGGGGTCCATCCGCCGCCGGAAGGAGACCATCGGGGATGTGGATATTCTGGTCTCCACCGACGACCCGGACACGGTCTCGGCATTCTTCTGCTCACTCCCCGAACGACGGCGGGTGCTGATGCAGGGGCCGAAACGATCCACGATTGTGCTGGCAGAGAACCTGCATGTCGACCTGCGGGTGATACGGCAGGGCCAGTTCGGCGCCGCCCTCCAGTACTTCACCGGTTCAAAGGCACATAACATCCGCCTGCGCCAGCGTGCCATCGACCGTGGATGGAAACTGAACGAATACGGCCTTACGACACGGGATGGAGCTGAGGTCATCGCCCGTGAACGGGAGGAGGATATTTATGACGCCCTGGGCCTTGCCTTCATCCCTCCCGAACTCCGGGAGAACAGCGGCGAAATCGAGGCGGCGGCGGAAGAGAGGCTTCCCCGTCTCATTGGGTACGGGGAGGTGAAAGGCGACCTGCATGTGCATACCCGGTGGAGCGACGGCGCTCATACCATCCGGGAGATGGCAGAGGCCGCACGGGAACGGGGATGCGAATATATCGCCATATGCGACCACTCGGAGGGTCTGCCCGTTGCCCACGGCATTTCCGCAGACGCCATTTTCAAACAGGGCAAAGAGATTGCCGACCTGAACCGGGAGCCCGACGGCATCACCGTGCTGCACGGCATCGAGGCAAACATCGACCGCGACGGAAGTCTGGATGTCAGAAAGAAGGTCCTCCGCGACCTCGACTTCGTGATCGGCAGCATCCACTCCTCATTCCGGCAGCCGGAAGCGGAGATGACCGAACGGCTGCTCACCGCCATCCACCATGACCATCTGGACATGATCGGCCACCCCACCGGCCGCCTCATCATGAAACGGGACCCATACCGGTTTGATATGGACACGGTCTTTGAAGCGGCGGCCGCAGCACATGTCCTGATGGAAATAAACGCATTCCCCACCCGGCTCGACCTCTCGGATGTCAACTGCCGGAGGGCACATGCCTCCGGCGTGATGATGGGAATCGGGACCGATGCCCACCATATGGACCATCTCCGGTACCTTGAACTGGGCATTGCGGTGGCCCGGAGGGGGTGGCTGGAAAAGGGGGATGTGATCAATACGCGGCCGCTTGCGGAATTCAGTGCATGGCTGGAGAAGTGA
- a CDS encoding IS5 family transposase, which translates to MSNFTNFAIRYEYERIAELGDKLGEVEKLIDWEAFRPFLTGLYSNNTEKGGRPNLDEILMLKMLILQQWHGLSDPELERQANDRISFRQFLGFPDKIPDRSTIWAFRERLSLSGKDKDIWNELQRQLDAKGLTIKKGMIQDATFIHSDPGHASSDTPRGEEAKTRRSKDGTWTKKGGTSHFGFKLHAIIDREYDLIRRVCTTTASVHDSQIDLSEEGEVVYRDRGYQGAKCKGYDATMKRGARGHPIGIRDKLRNERISRKRTKGERPFAVIKSVFTSGTVRVTELGRVRVKNMFSAFSYNLYQLRTIEKQSL; encoded by the coding sequence ATGAGTAATTTCACTAATTTTGCAATTAGGTATGAATACGAGCGTATTGCTGAATTGGGTGATAAGCTAGGAGAAGTTGAGAAATTGATCGACTGGGAAGCGTTCCGCCCCTTCCTTACAGGTCTCTATTCGAATAACACCGAAAAGGGTGGTCGCCCTAATCTTGACGAAATTCTGATGTTAAAGATGCTTATTCTGCAACAATGGCATGGTTTGTCGGATCCAGAACTTGAACGACAAGCGAATGACCGAATATCCTTTCGTCAGTTTCTGGGATTTCCGGATAAAATCCCTGATCGTTCAACGATCTGGGCTTTTCGTGAAAGGCTCTCTTTATCCGGAAAAGACAAAGATATCTGGAACGAACTTCAGCGTCAGCTGGATGCAAAAGGTCTCACAATAAAGAAAGGGATGATTCAGGATGCAACCTTCATCCATTCGGATCCCGGGCATGCATCTTCTGATACTCCTCGGGGAGAGGAGGCAAAGACCAGGAGAAGTAAAGATGGAACCTGGACAAAAAAAGGAGGGACATCTCATTTTGGATTCAAATTGCATGCCATCATTGACAGAGAATATGATTTGATCCGAAGGGTATGCACAACAACTGCATCCGTTCACGACAGCCAGATAGACTTGTCTGAAGAAGGTGAAGTAGTGTATCGCGATAGAGGGTATCAGGGAGCAAAATGCAAAGGATACGATGCAACCATGAAGAGGGGGGCCAGAGGCCATCCCATTGGTATACGGGACAAACTCCGAAATGAGAGAATCAGTCGAAAAAGGACAAAAGGAGAAAGACCATTTGCTGTCATAAAATCAGTATTTACTTCTGGAACTGTGAGAGTGACAGAATTGGGCAGAGTAAGGGTGAAGAATATGTTTTCTGCATTTTCATACAATCTCTATCAGTTGAGAACGATTGAAAAACAGAGTCTTTAG
- the uvsE gene encoding UV DNA damage repair endonuclease UvsE, with the protein MKIGYPCINQSLSCRSSRTFRLRSYSDERLLSTLAGNLACLGEILRYNAGHGILFFRLTSDLVPFASHPVCTADWQETFREEFSAIGAYIREHAMRISMHPDQFILLNAKDPDILGRSIAELAYHAEVLDLLGLDTTAKIQLHVGGVYGDREAGIARFIDRYLNLDEPVLRRLVIENDDRRYTARDCLHVHAETGVPVIFDTLHHRVNASYEEAAGEIYPDVAATWGSRDGLPMVDYSTQDPDGRPGRHAATIDIPDFLGFTGAIRPFDVDIMLEIKDKEISALRALAALEGDGRLVRNP; encoded by the coding sequence ATGAAAATAGGATACCCGTGCATTAACCAGTCGCTCTCCTGCCGGAGCAGCCGGACGTTTCGTCTCCGCTCCTATTCCGATGAGCGCCTGCTCTCGACACTGGCGGGGAACCTTGCGTGCCTCGGAGAAATTCTCCGGTATAATGCCGGCCACGGGATTCTCTTCTTCCGTCTCACCTCAGACCTCGTCCCCTTCGCCTCCCACCCGGTATGCACGGCCGACTGGCAGGAGACCTTCCGGGAAGAGTTCTCTGCCATCGGGGCATATATTCGGGAGCATGCGATGCGGATATCGATGCACCCGGACCAGTTCATCCTGCTCAATGCAAAAGACCCGGATATTCTCGGGCGAAGCATTGCCGAACTTGCCTATCACGCAGAGGTGCTGGACCTGCTCGGGCTTGATACGACCGCGAAGATTCAGCTCCATGTCGGCGGGGTCTACGGCGACCGCGAGGCGGGCATTGCCCGGTTTATTGACCGGTATCTCAACCTTGATGAACCGGTCCTCCGCCGCCTTGTGATAGAAAACGACGACCGGCGGTATACGGCCCGCGACTGTCTTCATGTTCATGCAGAGACAGGCGTACCGGTCATCTTTGACACCCTGCATCACCGGGTGAACGCCTCGTATGAGGAAGCGGCGGGAGAGATTTATCCGGACGTTGCCGCGACATGGGGGTCCCGTGACGGCCTCCCGATGGTCGATTACAGCACGCAGGACCCGGACGGTCGGCCGGGGCGGCATGCGGCAACGATCGATATTCCTGATTTTCTGGGGTTCACCGGGGCAATCCGGCCCTTTGACGTCGATATCATGCTTGAGATCAAGGATAAGGAGATAAGCGCCCTTCGTGCCCTTGCGGCACTGGAGGGGGATGGACGTCTCGTGAGAAATCCGTAA
- a CDS encoding STAS/SEC14 domain-containing protein, which yields MIELLSESHGCLVGFQFIGEITSEDYYEVFMPPLRRAIEEYGVIRLFVDISDLQSEGIGAMDDDVREDSRVLYIERQAIVGDEEWERKLNYVDHFFLFPNSDLRFFRKNCEQDAWDWIREGMPQTRRMHASLQ from the coding sequence ATGATTGAATTACTATCGGAAAGCCACGGATGTCTGGTTGGGTTTCAGTTCATCGGTGAGATTACGAGTGAAGATTATTATGAAGTCTTCATGCCGCCATTGCGCCGGGCAATAGAGGAATATGGCGTGATACGTCTGTTTGTTGATATCTCCGATCTGCAGAGTGAGGGTATCGGGGCAATGGACGATGACGTGAGGGAGGACTCACGGGTGCTGTATATCGAGCGTCAGGCCATCGTTGGTGACGAGGAATGGGAGAGAAAACTAAACTATGTGGACCATTTCTTCCTCTTCCCGAACAGTGATCTCCGGTTCTTCCGGAAGAACTGTGAGCAGGATGCATGGGACTGGATACGCGAAGGCATGCCGCAGACAAGAAGGATGCATGCGTCGCTCCAGTAA
- a CDS encoding dienelactone hydrolase family protein, whose product MRTIICIGMLVILACIAGCVDSGDESDGGMQEGASVPITSGGQIYPAYIAAPGGTGLYPGIVLIHSFNGPEPGYREMVDRFAGEGYVVIAPEWQTFEKSPSDDVVEQLVRDAVSYLGTRADVDTSRLGLTGFCAGGRYTMLFLPQIGDFRSGVAWYGFPYSGGFNNETTPASLTGEIADPILIIHGSRDQPSPVADIYRYATALDAADVYFELKVYQGEPHGFMIEDGMLSESSAARDAYGEMVRFFNRTLG is encoded by the coding sequence ATGAGAACTATCATCTGTATCGGCATGCTCGTGATTCTTGCCTGCATCGCAGGATGCGTCGACTCCGGGGATGAGTCTGACGGGGGCATGCAGGAAGGAGCATCGGTACCGATCACCAGCGGCGGACAGATTTATCCCGCCTATATCGCGGCACCGGGCGGCACCGGGCTGTATCCGGGCATCGTGCTGATTCATTCGTTCAACGGACCTGAACCCGGCTACCGTGAGATGGTGGACCGGTTTGCAGGGGAGGGATATGTGGTCATCGCACCCGAATGGCAGACCTTTGAGAAATCGCCGTCAGACGATGTGGTGGAGCAGCTGGTCCGGGATGCCGTCTCCTATCTCGGGACCCGTGCTGATGTCGACACGAGCCGCCTTGGCCTGACCGGGTTCTGTGCCGGCGGCCGCTATACCATGCTGTTTTTGCCCCAAATCGGTGATTTCAGGTCTGGCGTCGCCTGGTACGGATTCCCGTATTCCGGCGGGTTTAATAATGAAACCACCCCCGCGAGCCTCACCGGTGAGATTGCTGATCCCATCCTGATCATTCATGGCAGCCGGGATCAACCGAGTCCGGTGGCAGACATCTACCGCTATGCGACGGCACTTGATGCCGCTGACGTGTACTTTGAACTGAAGGTCTACCAGGGCGAGCCGCATGGGTTCATGATTGAAGACGGAATGCTCTCGGAGAGTAGTGCCGCCCGTGACGCATACGGGGAGATGGTGAGGTTCTTTAACCGGACACTCGGGTGA
- a CDS encoding cupin domain-containing protein, whose product MRRAILLIFICMVISAGCLTQSPSPAEDEGIQLLTPADGFSIFDGQGHYAGIIGEETPDITIHYSMGLVTLPPGNGTLPHRLLETSEMVCVIGGEAEIHCDATTVTARDGEIVVLPMGVRQTITATGDVPLRYIDVIQPPFSAANELSGDELAAYTPGTDGGATDGMPIVIPDPRAGIEWDIGSDMMIYTLANPVLMPEKHFPIDYSIAYAEILPGGSADFNRLAGASELIYVTEGEIEVYTPAGSEIRVPAGSAAYIAPDQVKGYRNAGDTVAVILSFVDPAWTPERTVTVE is encoded by the coding sequence ATGCGCAGGGCCATACTTCTCATCTTCATCTGCATGGTCATCTCAGCCGGGTGCCTGACACAGAGTCCGTCACCGGCAGAGGACGAGGGCATCCAACTCCTGACCCCGGCAGACGGTTTCTCCATCTTTGACGGGCAGGGACACTATGCCGGCATCATCGGCGAGGAGACGCCGGATATAACAATTCACTACAGCATGGGACTTGTTACCCTTCCGCCGGGCAACGGGACACTCCCCCATCGGCTTTTAGAAACGTCAGAGATGGTCTGTGTGATTGGAGGTGAAGCGGAGATCCACTGCGATGCCACAACCGTGACCGCCCGGGATGGGGAGATTGTTGTCCTGCCGATGGGTGTCCGGCAGACAATCACCGCGACCGGAGATGTACCCCTCCGCTATATTGACGTCATTCAGCCGCCGTTTTCCGCAGCAAATGAGTTGTCCGGAGATGAACTGGCCGCATATACACCCGGAACGGATGGTGGCGCAACAGACGGCATGCCGATTGTCATCCCCGATCCCCGTGCGGGCATTGAATGGGACATCGGGTCTGACATGATGATATATACCCTCGCAAATCCGGTGCTGATGCCTGAGAAGCACTTCCCGATTGACTACAGTATCGCATACGCAGAAATCCTCCCCGGAGGGTCTGCGGATTTCAACCGGCTTGCCGGTGCGTCTGAGCTGATCTACGTGACTGAAGGTGAGATTGAAGTATACACCCCTGCCGGGAGCGAGATCCGTGTCCCTGCAGGGAGTGCTGCATACATCGCGCCGGACCAGGTGAAGGGATACCGGAATGCCGGGGATACGGTGGCCGTGATTCTGAGTTTTGTCGATCCGGCATGGACGCCGGAGCGGACGGTGACGGTGGAGTGA